One Felis catus isolate Fca126 chromosome D1, F.catus_Fca126_mat1.0, whole genome shotgun sequence DNA segment encodes these proteins:
- the CCDC89 gene encoding coiled-coil domain-containing protein 89, whose translation MPQEEKAVRMDPPHTEEPFDKKDKKTEKQEEEMEFKELGGLREALANLRGLSEEEKSEKAMLCSRIQEQSQLICILKRRSDEALERCQILELLNTELEEKRMLEAEKLKAMSEHAQKLEERFMTLAANHELMIRFKDEHKSQNVKLREENEKLRLENDSLFSQALKDQEAKVRQLTARSEALSKELETLKQRCTRDARQAQAREKELLELQSRQACAHAKETEQLHSQLQSLQQQHQQIAEQMAAAEQAHGSLKQELQARLQTVTREKDELLQLSMERGRALQSKQAEIRQLEEKLETADVARRHALQRFEQEAVAVDSNLRVRELQRRIDGIQKAYDELRLQSEAFKKHSLGLLSKERELNAKLRHLFP comes from the coding sequence ATGCCTCAGGAAGAAAAGGCTGTCAGGATGGACCCTCCACATACTGAAGAACCCTTcgataagaaagacaaaaaaacagaaaagcaggaaGAGGAGATGGAGTTTAAGGAGCTGGGCGGTCTGAGGGAGGCCTTGGCGAATCTCCGGGGACTGTCCGAGGAGGAGAAGAGTGAGAAGGCCATGCTTTGCTCCCGCATCCAAGAGCAGTCCCAGCTCATCTGCATCCTGAAGCGGAGGTCAGATGAGGCCCTGGAGCGCTGCCAGATCCTGGAGCtgctcaacacagagctggaGGAGAAGAGGATGCTGGAGGCTGAGAAGCTGAAGGCCATGAGCGAGCATGCCCAGAAGCTGGAGGAACGCTTTATGACCCTGGCAGCCAACCACGAGTTGATGATCCGCTTCAAGGACGAACACAAGAGTCAGAACGTCAAGCTCAGGGAGGagaatgagaaactgaggctggagaaTGACAGCCTCTTCAGCCAGGCTCTGAAGGACCAGGAGGCCAAAGTGCGCCAGCTCACCGCCCGGAGCGAGGCCCTCTCCAAGGAGCTGGAGACCCTGAAACAGAGGTGCACTCGGGATGCCCGCCAGGCAcaagccagagagaaagagctgCTGGAGCTGCAGAGCCGGCAGGCCTGTGCCCACGCCAAGGAGACAGAGCAGCTGCACAGCCAGCTGCAGAGCCTccagcagcagcaccagcagaTCGCGGAGCAGATGGCCGCGGCGGAGCAGGCTCACGGCAGCCTGAAGCAGGAGCTGCAGGCCAGACTGCAGACGGTCACTCGCGAGAAAGATGAGCTGCTGCAGCTGTCCATGGAAAGGGGCAGGGCGCTTCAGAGCAAGCAAGCGGAGATCCGCCAGCTTGAGGAGAAGCTGGAGACAGCAGATGTGGCCAGGAGGCATGCGCTACAGAGGTTTGAACAGGAGGCCGTGGCCGTGGACAGTAACTTGAGAGTACGAGAACTTCAGCGCAGGATCGATGGGATCCAGAAGGCCTATGATGAACTCAGGCTGCAGTCTGAAGCCTTCAAAAAGCACAGCCTGGGCCTTTTAAGCAAGGAGAGAGAACTCAACGCCAAACTCCGCCATCTCTTCCCATAG